From Cloacibacillus sp. An23, the proteins below share one genomic window:
- a CDS encoding ACT domain-containing protein, whose protein sequence is MKALVTVLGKDKVGIIASVCTYLAGKNVNVLEISQTIVNGYFDMLMIIDVTEATCSPGELAGGLEELGGEIGLMIKFQREEIFESMHRI, encoded by the coding sequence ATGAAAGCGCTAGTCACGGTACTGGGAAAAGACAAGGTCGGCATCATCGCGAGCGTATGCACATACCTCGCCGGCAAAAACGTCAACGTGCTCGAAATCTCACAGACGATAGTCAATGGATACTTCGACATGCTCATGATAATCGACGTGACCGAGGCGACCTGCTCGCCCGGCGAGCTTGCTGGCGGCCTCGAGGAACTGGGCGGAGAGATAGGCCTCATGATAAAATTCCAGCGTGAAGAAATATTCGAAAGCATGCACAGGATATAA
- a CDS encoding PFL family protein has product MISRSEARWTNEMILEENLDVRTITMGINILDCADPDEKKFCTKLYDRITKTAENLVRVGDDIAVEFGIPIVNKRISVTPVAIAAACCETDSYVEIARTLDRAAEEVGVNFIGGFSALVQKGTAASDQKLINSIPEALAVTERVCSSVNLGSSRSGINMDAVKEMGGVIKETAFLTKDKDSLGCAKFVVFCNAVEDNPFMAGAFHGVGERDCAINVGVSGPGVVKRALEEVRGADFETLCETVKKTAFRITRVGQLVAREASERLGVPFGIIDLSLAPTPAIGDSVAEILQEMGLERAGAPGTTAAIAILNDNVKKGGVMASSYVGGLSGAFIPVSEDHGMIEAVEAGALTLDKLEAMTCVCSVGLDMIALPGETPAETISGIIADEMAIGMINNKTTAVRVIPVYGKVAGETVTFGGLLGYAPIMPVNRFDCSAFVGRGGRIPAPIHSFKN; this is encoded by the coding sequence ATGATTAGCAGATCAGAAGCGCGCTGGACGAACGAGATGATCCTCGAAGAGAACCTCGACGTCCGCACCATAACGATGGGCATAAACATACTCGACTGCGCGGACCCAGACGAAAAAAAATTCTGCACAAAGCTGTACGACAGGATAACTAAGACGGCGGAAAACCTCGTGCGAGTCGGAGACGACATAGCGGTCGAGTTCGGCATCCCGATAGTCAATAAAAGAATATCCGTGACGCCGGTCGCTATAGCAGCGGCCTGCTGCGAGACCGACAGCTACGTCGAGATAGCGCGCACGCTCGACCGCGCTGCGGAAGAGGTCGGAGTCAACTTCATCGGCGGCTTCTCCGCTCTCGTCCAGAAAGGCACGGCGGCATCCGACCAGAAACTCATCAACTCGATACCGGAGGCGCTCGCAGTCACGGAGCGCGTCTGCTCGTCCGTCAACCTCGGCTCCAGCCGTTCCGGCATCAACATGGACGCCGTGAAAGAAATGGGCGGCGTTATAAAAGAGACGGCCTTCCTGACGAAGGACAAGGATTCGCTCGGATGCGCCAAATTCGTCGTTTTCTGCAACGCCGTCGAGGACAACCCGTTCATGGCTGGGGCCTTCCACGGCGTAGGCGAGCGCGACTGCGCGATAAACGTCGGAGTAAGCGGCCCAGGCGTCGTTAAGCGCGCGCTCGAAGAAGTACGCGGCGCGGACTTCGAGACGCTCTGCGAGACAGTCAAAAAAACGGCCTTCCGCATAACGCGCGTCGGGCAGCTCGTCGCGCGCGAGGCGTCGGAACGCCTCGGCGTTCCATTCGGAATCATCGACCTCTCGCTCGCGCCGACCCCGGCGATAGGCGACAGCGTCGCCGAGATACTGCAGGAGATGGGGCTCGAACGCGCCGGCGCCCCAGGCACCACGGCGGCGATAGCCATACTCAACGACAACGTCAAAAAAGGAGGCGTCATGGCCTCGTCCTACGTCGGAGGCCTCAGCGGGGCCTTCATCCCGGTCAGCGAAGACCACGGCATGATAGAGGCGGTGGAGGCGGGCGCGCTGACGCTCGACAAGCTCGAGGCGATGACATGCGTCTGCTCCGTCGGCCTAGACATGATAGCGCTTCCAGGCGAAACGCCGGCGGAGACCATATCGGGCATAATCGCCGACGAAATGGCGATAGGCATGATAAACAATAAAACGACCGCAGTGCGCGTCATTCCGGTATACGGCAAAGTGGCGGGGGAGACCGTGACCTTCGGCGGACTGCTTGGCTACGCGCCAATAATGCCGGTCAACAGGTTCGACTGCTCGGCGTTCGTCGGCCGCGGCGGAAGGATTCCGGCGCCGATACACAGCTTCAAAAACTAA
- the der gene encoding ribosome biogenesis GTPase Der, which translates to MAIAAIVGRPNVGKSSIFNRILGKRAAIVDDQPGVTRDRLYGETEWGGKKFYIVDTGGIRSETEHPFMDLIEKQVDLAVDESGVIIFVVDGKTGVTPTDEDIAHKLRRSGKPVVVAMNKLDNSNQEDAMIGEAYGLGFDEVVGVSAEHNSGFNELMDIVASKLEDEELDEDTDEIRVTLVGRPNVGKSSLLNAFAGEERSMVSDIAGTTRDVVDSVVEIGGKKFRFLDTAGLRRKSRVNSALEYYSNVRTYQAIDRCHVALVLLDAQDLLTEQDKRLVGQVLERGKGLVLVVNKWDLAPKEEKVGDVVTKKLIDELPLAAHAPRVFISALSGRSLGKLPELILKVEENRRRRIATSELNRLVKEVLVFDRMPGDGKGHSLKVYYCTQADGAPPAFVFFVNDPELSSKSFKRRLENLLREMADFSGVPIKIFMRSKN; encoded by the coding sequence ATGGCTATAGCAGCGATCGTCGGCAGGCCCAACGTCGGCAAATCTTCCATATTCAACCGGATACTGGGAAAACGCGCCGCGATAGTGGACGACCAGCCCGGAGTCACGAGAGACAGGCTCTACGGAGAAACCGAATGGGGCGGCAAAAAATTCTACATCGTGGACACGGGCGGCATCCGTTCCGAGACTGAGCATCCGTTCATGGACCTCATAGAAAAGCAGGTCGACCTCGCAGTCGACGAAAGCGGCGTGATAATCTTCGTCGTAGACGGCAAGACCGGCGTCACGCCGACCGACGAGGACATAGCGCACAAGCTGCGCAGAAGCGGCAAGCCCGTCGTCGTAGCGATGAACAAGCTCGACAACTCAAATCAGGAAGACGCCATGATAGGCGAGGCCTACGGACTCGGATTCGACGAGGTCGTAGGCGTCAGCGCCGAGCACAACAGCGGATTCAACGAACTCATGGACATAGTCGCCTCGAAGCTCGAGGACGAAGAGCTGGACGAGGATACTGACGAAATCCGCGTGACTCTCGTCGGACGCCCTAACGTCGGCAAGTCGAGCCTGCTCAACGCCTTCGCGGGAGAGGAGCGCTCGATGGTCAGCGACATAGCCGGCACCACGCGCGACGTCGTAGACTCCGTCGTCGAGATCGGAGGCAAAAAATTCCGCTTCCTCGACACGGCAGGGCTGCGGCGCAAAAGCCGGGTGAATTCCGCGCTTGAATACTACTCCAACGTGCGCACCTACCAGGCGATAGACCGCTGCCACGTCGCGCTTGTGCTGCTCGACGCGCAGGATCTCCTTACGGAGCAGGACAAACGTCTCGTAGGTCAGGTGCTCGAGCGCGGCAAGGGACTTGTGCTGGTAGTCAACAAATGGGACCTGGCGCCGAAAGAGGAAAAGGTAGGCGACGTCGTGACGAAAAAACTCATCGACGAGCTTCCGCTCGCCGCGCACGCGCCGCGCGTATTCATCTCGGCTCTGTCCGGGCGCAGCCTGGGCAAGCTGCCGGAGCTGATACTCAAGGTCGAAGAGAACCGCCGCCGGAGGATAGCGACGTCGGAGCTGAACAGGCTCGTCAAGGAAGTGCTCGTATTCGACCGCATGCCGGGAGACGGCAAAGGCCACAGCCTCAAAGTCTACTATTGCACACAGGCCGACGGAGCGCCCCCCGCGTTCGTCTTCTTCGTCAACGATCCCGAGCTTTCGTCGAAGAGCTTCAAAAGGCGCCTCGAGAACCTACTGCGGGAAATGGCGGATTTTTCCGGCGTTCCGATAAAGATTTTCATGAGAAGCAAAAACTAG
- a CDS encoding HU family DNA-binding protein, whose translation MTKTDLINIVAKEVEGVTKKKATEVVEAIFCNIHEALQKDEKVQIVGFGTFEVQKRAARQGRNPQDPKKVIEIPAKNVPVFRAGKALKEAVNK comes from the coding sequence GTGACAAAGACAGACCTCATCAACATCGTGGCCAAAGAGGTAGAGGGCGTCACTAAGAAAAAGGCGACCGAAGTTGTGGAAGCTATATTCTGCAATATACATGAGGCGCTTCAGAAAGACGAGAAAGTCCAGATTGTAGGTTTTGGCACGTTTGAAGTTCAGAAGAGGGCCGCGCGCCAGGGACGCAATCCCCAGGATCCGAAGAAAGTTATAGAGATTCCGGCGAAGAACGTACCGGTCTTCCGCGCCGGGAAGGCGTTAAAGGAAGCCGTAAACAAGTAA
- a CDS encoding YqiA/YcfP family alpha/beta fold hydrolase: MIIVNIHGFESSGENSKYKWLKNNYSCEIYSPTFDYRNTNPRIVLKTLRGRITEAERAGEGPVRIIGSSLGGFFANILNIIFPHARTVLLNPCLFPFLSLGSKYDLPVWIRKEYASLVSEYVYEHPNYDNMMVLLSEEDEELNHDVLTRPMFPKHFRNIETVRATHRMDIDEEIGEKIKKFFG; the protein is encoded by the coding sequence ATGATAATAGTTAACATCCACGGTTTTGAAAGCAGCGGGGAGAACAGCAAATATAAATGGCTGAAGAATAATTATTCGTGTGAGATATATTCCCCGACCTTCGATTACAGGAACACTAATCCGCGCATCGTGCTTAAGACGCTGCGCGGCAGGATAACAGAAGCCGAACGCGCGGGTGAGGGCCCCGTCAGGATAATAGGCTCCAGCCTCGGCGGCTTCTTCGCCAATATCCTCAACATAATCTTTCCGCACGCGCGGACAGTGCTCCTTAATCCGTGCCTTTTCCCGTTCCTGTCCCTCGGATCTAAATACGACCTCCCGGTATGGATACGCAAGGAATACGCGTCGCTTGTAAGCGAATACGTCTATGAGCATCCCAACTACGACAACATGATGGTGCTGCTCTCCGAAGAGGACGAAGAGCTGAACCACGACGTTCTGACGCGCCCGATGTTTCCGAAGCACTTCAGAAACATTGAGACGGTCCGCGCGACGCACAGGATGGACATCGACGAGGAAATCGGTGAAAAGATCAAAAAGTTCTTCGGATAG
- the rimP gene encoding ribosome maturation factor RimP, with protein sequence MNQEKYNEIHRAICGRVEALGYECAGFEAVSENGMNVVRVYLEMPGGIDTGDCEIVSRDVGEYLDTVEEYLPDRYFLEISSPGVERPLFVIEDYRRFAGNEAEISLKKGGRKVRGVIAGTPSDAEVTVGTKDGGVTVALADIKRAHLVYVPERGQKKTFKKIPKKKK encoded by the coding sequence GTGAACCAGGAGAAATACAACGAGATCCACCGCGCGATATGCGGGAGGGTCGAAGCTCTAGGCTACGAGTGCGCCGGTTTTGAGGCAGTTTCGGAAAACGGGATGAACGTCGTCCGCGTTTACCTCGAGATGCCGGGAGGCATCGACACGGGGGACTGCGAGATAGTTTCCCGCGACGTCGGCGAGTATTTGGATACGGTGGAGGAATACCTTCCTGACAGATATTTTCTTGAGATAAGTTCGCCAGGCGTCGAGCGTCCGCTGTTCGTCATAGAGGACTATCGCCGGTTCGCGGGGAACGAGGCTGAGATCTCGCTGAAAAAGGGCGGAAGGAAGGTACGCGGCGTCATAGCGGGCACGCCTTCGGATGCCGAGGTGACCGTCGGGACGAAAGACGGCGGCGTTACGGTCGCCCTCGCCGATATAAAGCGCGCGCACCTAGTATATGTCCCGGAGCGCGGGCAGAAGAAAACCTTCAAAAAAATTCCTAAGAAGAAAAAATAA
- the nusA gene encoding transcription termination factor NusA — protein sequence MQLGKDFKKVLKQIEEEKGLSEETIVSSLEAAMVSAYKKFKGGNQHIEVHIDIESGEISLYEVYEIVNEVVNHDAEMTPEEAERRGYKDLEVGDVIRSEVLPEDFGRIAAQTARQVIIQKLKDAERQVVYEQFSDKIGNIVTGSVFKAEGDQILVRLNDKTEAIMPKEERIVGEKYNPGDRMKFYLLDVRQTTRGPRIIVSRTHPGLLRRLLELEVPEIRDGIVEIRNIVREAGTRAKIAVASLDVNVEPLGACVGKQGGRIKSISSELNGERIDIIVYNSDPLKYIVNALSPAKIVRIEPLLDQDRSVIAYVHSDQLSLAIGKAGQNVRLAARLTGWKIDIKVKDEEKLPTMKDLFMDFSEMISEDEKDK from the coding sequence ATGCAGCTTGGCAAGGATTTTAAAAAGGTGCTCAAACAGATAGAAGAAGAAAAGGGGCTCTCTGAAGAGACTATCGTCTCGAGCCTCGAGGCGGCCATGGTGTCGGCCTACAAGAAATTCAAGGGCGGCAACCAGCACATTGAAGTGCATATAGATATAGAGAGCGGCGAGATATCGCTCTACGAAGTCTACGAGATAGTGAACGAGGTCGTGAACCACGACGCAGAGATGACGCCCGAGGAGGCGGAGCGCCGCGGCTACAAGGATCTCGAGGTCGGCGACGTGATACGCTCCGAGGTGCTGCCGGAGGATTTCGGGCGCATAGCTGCGCAGACGGCGCGTCAGGTGATAATCCAGAAGCTTAAGGACGCGGAGCGCCAGGTCGTGTACGAGCAGTTCTCCGACAAGATAGGGAACATCGTCACCGGCTCCGTCTTCAAGGCCGAGGGAGACCAGATACTCGTGCGCCTCAACGACAAGACCGAGGCTATAATGCCGAAGGAAGAGCGCATCGTCGGAGAGAAGTACAATCCAGGCGACCGCATGAAGTTCTATCTGCTCGACGTGCGCCAGACGACGCGCGGCCCGCGCATAATCGTCTCGCGCACTCATCCGGGGCTTCTGCGCAGGCTGCTCGAACTCGAGGTGCCGGAGATCAGGGACGGCATCGTTGAGATACGCAACATAGTACGCGAGGCCGGAACGCGCGCAAAAATAGCCGTCGCGAGCCTCGACGTGAACGTAGAGCCGCTCGGCGCGTGCGTAGGGAAGCAGGGCGGGCGTATCAAGTCCATCAGCAGCGAGCTGAACGGCGAAAGGATCGACATAATCGTCTACAACAGCGATCCGCTCAAATATATAGTCAACGCGCTCTCGCCTGCTAAGATAGTGCGCATCGAGCCGCTTCTCGACCAGGACCGCTCCGTCATCGCCTACGTGCATTCGGACCAGCTTTCGCTCGCGATAGGCAAGGCGGGACAGAACGTGCGCCTCGCGGCGCGCCTGACCGGGTGGAAGATAGACATCAAGGTGAAGGACGAGGAGAAGCTCCCGACGATGAAGGACCTCTTCATGGACTTCTCAGAGATGATATCCGAGGACGAAAAGGACAAGTAA
- a CDS encoding YlxR family protein: MAKAVKQPVKKQRPRTCVGCGEESPKRTLLRIVRSPEGEVRYDPTGKANGRGAYLCADPSCVAAAKKKKSLSRALKAEVPESLYDELTALCAEKGGEA, translated from the coding sequence ATGGCGAAGGCCGTTAAGCAGCCGGTGAAGAAACAGCGCCCGCGCACCTGCGTCGGATGCGGCGAGGAGTCGCCGAAGAGGACGCTGCTGCGTATCGTGAGGTCGCCCGAGGGTGAAGTGCGCTACGACCCGACCGGGAAGGCGAACGGGCGCGGCGCGTATCTTTGCGCAGACCCGTCGTGCGTTGCGGCGGCGAAAAAGAAAAAGTCGCTTTCGCGCGCGCTCAAGGCCGAGGTGCCGGAATCGCTTTACGACGAGCTCACGGCGCTCTGCGCGGAAAAGGGCGGCGAAGCGTGA
- a CDS encoding ribosomal L7Ae/L30e/S12e/Gadd45 family protein — protein MRACGGEILGTLGMARRAGALLVGQDKVLAALKSGGRYVVFVTCDCAANVTRRLEAAAGRGRADIILIKGTDRAGLGAALGLTAAQTAALPAESGFVKKIHTICDRSDANE, from the coding sequence GTGAGAGCCTGCGGCGGAGAAATTCTCGGGACTCTGGGCATGGCCCGCCGCGCCGGAGCGCTTCTGGTCGGACAGGACAAGGTTCTTGCTGCGCTGAAGTCCGGCGGAAGGTATGTTGTTTTCGTAACGTGCGACTGCGCCGCCAACGTAACGCGCCGTTTAGAGGCGGCGGCCGGGCGCGGACGCGCGGATATAATTTTGATAAAAGGGACGGACCGCGCCGGGCTGGGGGCAGCCCTCGGCTTGACTGCGGCTCAGACTGCGGCTCTGCCGGCGGAAAGCGGGTTCGTTAAAAAAATCCATACGATTTGCGACAGGAGTGATGCGAATGAGTAA
- the infB gene encoding translation initiation factor IF-2 codes for MSKIRVYDLAKKLGKSNTEMVELLTGLGISIKSHMSSIDEGLVPMVEESLNKAQEEASRQEIEAISTYPTVAVKDGASVSDVAALAGEKAGSAVKALMMEGLMLPATTRADEKILQILGKTFKKNFVFASEAPAQAPTKEEPAPAGDAVETVEAEPVEAPAQQPREEAPKQVSHKKLKAKDKKKKGRQDGDGELQPRPPIITVMGHVDHGKTTLLDNIRKTHVTEKEAGGITQHIGASRVEYNGNTLVFLDTPGHEAFTSMRARGAQVTDIAVLVVAADDGIKPQTVEAINHAKAAGVPIVVAVNKIDKPEAKPERVRQQLSDYGLVPEEWGGDTIMVDVAAKKGLHVDDLLEMLLLVAEMQELKANPKAPPSGTVIEANLDKGKGPVATVIVQEGTLHRGDIIHTGSAWGKIRAMIDDKGRNVNEAGPSMPVEVLGLESVPQPGEKFTTLSSEREARELISQSEFERRETDQSKAKRLTLEELYEKMQTEEIPQLRIVLKTDVQGSLEAFHSSLMKMSTDAVSINIVHEGVGRISESDVMLASASNAIIVGFNVRPDSNAKKIAENEGVQIRLYQVIYDMLDDVKAAMEGMLAPELREHTLGQAEIREIFRVPKVGNIAGCRVTEGLIRRSAKVRLIRDGVVFWSGELSSLKHFKDDVREIKAGNECGLSFEKFQDFRVGDVVEAYEILKEKKSLD; via the coding sequence ATGAGTAAGATAAGAGTTTATGACCTGGCTAAAAAGCTCGGAAAGAGCAACACAGAAATGGTCGAGCTGCTCACAGGCCTCGGCATCAGCATAAAGTCCCATATGAGCTCGATAGACGAAGGACTCGTCCCGATGGTGGAGGAGTCGCTCAACAAGGCGCAGGAAGAGGCTTCGCGCCAGGAGATAGAGGCCATATCGACATATCCGACGGTCGCCGTAAAGGACGGGGCTTCGGTCTCCGACGTTGCGGCGCTCGCGGGCGAAAAAGCCGGAAGCGCGGTAAAGGCTCTGATGATGGAGGGGCTTATGCTGCCCGCCACGACCCGCGCCGACGAGAAGATACTCCAGATACTCGGCAAGACGTTCAAGAAAAATTTCGTCTTCGCGTCGGAAGCCCCGGCCCAGGCCCCGACTAAGGAAGAGCCGGCGCCCGCCGGGGACGCGGTCGAAACTGTGGAGGCCGAGCCGGTCGAAGCGCCGGCCCAGCAGCCGCGCGAGGAAGCTCCGAAGCAGGTTTCCCATAAAAAACTCAAAGCCAAAGATAAAAAGAAAAAAGGCAGGCAGGACGGCGACGGCGAGCTGCAGCCGCGTCCTCCGATAATCACCGTCATGGGCCACGTCGACCACGGCAAGACGACGCTGCTCGACAACATCAGAAAGACCCACGTCACTGAAAAAGAGGCCGGCGGCATCACCCAGCACATCGGAGCCTCGCGCGTCGAATACAACGGCAACACTCTCGTGTTCCTCGACACTCCGGGACACGAGGCCTTCACTTCGATGCGCGCGCGCGGAGCGCAGGTGACGGACATCGCCGTCCTCGTCGTCGCTGCGGACGACGGCATAAAGCCTCAGACCGTCGAGGCCATCAACCACGCGAAGGCCGCCGGCGTCCCGATAGTCGTAGCGGTCAATAAGATAGACAAGCCCGAGGCGAAGCCTGAGCGCGTGCGCCAGCAGCTTTCCGACTACGGACTCGTCCCCGAGGAATGGGGCGGCGACACCATCATGGTGGACGTCGCGGCTAAGAAGGGGCTCCATGTGGACGACCTTCTCGAGATGCTGCTTCTCGTCGCCGAGATGCAGGAGCTCAAGGCGAACCCGAAAGCGCCTCCGTCGGGCACGGTCATCGAGGCGAACCTGGATAAAGGCAAGGGGCCGGTCGCTACAGTCATAGTGCAGGAAGGGACGCTTCACAGGGGCGACATCATACACACCGGTTCCGCGTGGGGCAAGATACGCGCGATGATCGACGACAAGGGACGCAACGTCAACGAGGCGGGGCCGAGCATGCCTGTAGAGGTGCTCGGGCTTGAGAGCGTCCCGCAGCCCGGCGAGAAATTCACGACGCTTTCGTCGGAGCGCGAGGCGCGCGAGCTCATATCCCAGAGCGAGTTTGAGCGGCGCGAGACCGACCAGAGCAAGGCGAAGCGCTTGACCCTCGAAGAGCTCTACGAGAAGATGCAGACGGAGGAGATACCGCAGCTACGCATAGTCCTCAAGACGGACGTGCAGGGCTCGCTCGAAGCCTTCCATTCGTCTCTGATGAAGATGAGCACGGACGCGGTGTCCATCAACATAGTCCACGAGGGCGTCGGCCGTATTTCGGAATCCGACGTTATGCTCGCCTCGGCTTCGAACGCGATAATCGTCGGCTTCAACGTGCGCCCCGACAGCAACGCGAAGAAGATAGCAGAAAACGAGGGCGTGCAGATACGTCTCTACCAGGTCATATACGACATGCTCGACGACGTGAAGGCCGCCATGGAAGGCATGCTCGCGCCGGAGCTCCGCGAACACACGCTCGGACAGGCCGAGATACGCGAGATATTCCGCGTCCCGAAGGTCGGCAACATCGCCGGCTGCCGCGTTACGGAGGGGCTTATCCGCAGGAGCGCGAAAGTGCGCCTGATACGCGACGGCGTCGTCTTCTGGAGCGGCGAGCTTTCGAGCCTCAAGCACTTCAAGGACGACGTGCGCGAGATAAAGGCAGGGAACGAATGCGGCCTCAGCTTCGAGAAATTCCAGGACTTCCGCGTAGGCGACGTGGTGGAAGCATACGAGATACTGAAAGAAAAGAAGTCGCTGGACTAA
- a CDS encoding DUF503 domain-containing protein: MQFWIAAVRLDMRLPFAASLKDRRHVVRSITDGVRGRFSISAADLGPYGTHGEASLGFAAAGSSPHELEERMGNLEKFLYQREEDGEFEITGFSLEVFSYGDISDRQA; the protein is encoded by the coding sequence ATGCAGTTCTGGATAGCCGCCGTGCGGCTTGACATGAGGCTGCCCTTCGCCGCGAGCCTCAAGGACAGGCGGCACGTCGTCCGTTCCATTACAGACGGCGTGCGCGGGCGCTTCTCCATATCGGCGGCCGACCTCGGCCCCTACGGGACGCACGGCGAGGCTTCGCTTGGCTTCGCCGCGGCCGGGTCCTCGCCGCACGAGCTGGAGGAACGCATGGGCAATCTCGAAAAATTTCTATATCAGAGGGAAGAGGACGGGGAGTTTGAAATAACCGGCTTTTCTCTGGAGGTGTTCAGCTATGGTGACATATCGGATAGACAGGCTTAA
- the rbfA gene encoding 30S ribosome-binding factor RbfA has product MVTYRIDRLNKEFLRLISGMLQTRIKNPDAGEAVLTNVSVARDLSHAKVFYTLINQDDREKVQAALDAAAPVLRAMLGKEMRLRTIPELHFRFDDSENKARKMDELLDMVAERDARMKAENAGE; this is encoded by the coding sequence ATGGTGACATATCGGATAGACAGGCTTAACAAGGAATTTCTGCGCCTGATCTCCGGGATGCTTCAGACGCGCATAAAGAATCCTGACGCGGGCGAGGCTGTGCTCACGAACGTTTCCGTCGCGCGCGACCTGAGCCACGCGAAGGTTTTTTATACGCTCATAAATCAGGACGACAGGGAGAAGGTGCAGGCCGCGCTTGACGCCGCCGCGCCTGTGCTGCGCGCGATGCTCGGCAAGGAGATGCGGCTGCGCACGATTCCGGAGCTGCATTTCCGTTTCGACGACTCGGAGAACAAGGCGCGCAAGATGGACGAGCTGCTCGACATGGTCGCTGAGCGCGACGCGCGCATGAAGGCGGAGAACGCCGGAGAATGA
- a CDS encoding bifunctional oligoribonuclease/PAP phosphatase NrnA, with product MKNDDAFSEALAKLTKYGAWTLVCHERPDGDTLGSAFALYSLAKRSGRRAAIVSKDPLPQVFSFFPYSDELVRAENAPLPLAEGALLVAVDMSTAERSVDNFGELLGVCADSLCIDHHGDNKLFCKTNLVEPSASATAEIVVRLMEACGKGITPEEAAALYTALVTDNGNFRFSSTTAESHRCAGVLIEAGAKPAEIDDAVSQNMSLASTRLWGLALGRTELFGGGECALLRLSRAELDESGAGSAELDGLVNMPLRIKGVRLSLLVTEHDGFCKLSVRARPPYSARALAASFGGGGHPCAAGAKTASPLEEALDNVRKEALKCRSQESSL from the coding sequence ATGAAAAACGACGACGCTTTCAGCGAAGCCCTGGCAAAGCTGACGAAATACGGCGCATGGACGCTCGTCTGCCACGAGCGCCCGGACGGCGACACTCTGGGCAGCGCCTTCGCGCTCTATTCGCTCGCGAAGCGAAGCGGCAGGCGCGCGGCTATAGTGTCGAAGGACCCGCTGCCGCAGGTTTTCTCCTTTTTCCCATATTCGGACGAACTTGTCCGCGCAGAAAACGCGCCGCTCCCGCTCGCCGAGGGCGCGCTGCTCGTCGCGGTGGACATGAGCACGGCCGAGCGCTCGGTGGACAACTTCGGCGAGCTGCTCGGCGTGTGCGCAGATTCGCTCTGCATAGACCACCACGGCGACAATAAACTATTCTGCAAAACCAACCTCGTAGAGCCGTCGGCTTCCGCGACGGCGGAGATCGTCGTTCGTCTTATGGAAGCCTGCGGAAAGGGCATAACGCCTGAAGAGGCCGCGGCTCTCTACACGGCGCTCGTCACCGACAACGGAAATTTCCGTTTCAGCTCGACGACGGCGGAGAGCCACCGCTGCGCGGGAGTGCTCATCGAGGCCGGGGCTAAGCCGGCGGAGATAGACGACGCCGTGAGCCAGAATATGAGCCTAGCCTCCACGCGGCTGTGGGGACTCGCGCTCGGGCGGACGGAGCTGTTCGGCGGCGGCGAGTGCGCGCTGCTGCGGCTGAGCCGCGCGGAGCTGGATGAGTCAGGCGCCGGAAGCGCTGAGCTTGACGGCCTCGTTAATATGCCGCTGCGGATAAAGGGCGTGAGGCTCTCTCTGCTCGTGACGGAGCACGACGGATTCTGCAAGCTAAGCGTCCGCGCGAGGCCTCCGTACAGCGCGAGGGCTCTCGCGGCATCCTTCGGCGGCGGCGGACATCCCTGCGCGGCGGGCGCCAAAACGGCGTCTCCCCTTGAAGAAGCGCTCGACAATGTGAGAAAAGAGGCTCTTAAATGCCGCTCTCAGGAATCCTCCCTGTAA